In one window of Lewinella sp. 4G2 DNA:
- a CDS encoding low molecular weight protein tyrosine phosphatase family protein, with product MNLLFLCSRNQWRSRTAETIFKNNGLHQVKSAGTSAAARVRVNASLLRWADRILVMEDRHREIIEERFPDAVRGKEVEVLDIPDDYRYMNEELVAELRLVMEGIID from the coding sequence ATGAACCTCCTTTTCCTCTGCTCCCGCAACCAGTGGCGCAGCCGCACGGCTGAGACCATCTTCAAAAACAATGGCCTGCACCAGGTGAAGTCCGCCGGTACTTCGGCTGCGGCGCGGGTGCGCGTTAACGCCAGTTTGTTGAGGTGGGCCGATCGTATTCTGGTGATGGAGGACCGCCACCGGGAGATCATCGAGGAAAGGTTTCCGGATGCCGTGCGGGGGAAGGAGGTGGAGGTGCTGGACATTCCGGATGATTATCGGTATATGAATGAGGAATTGGTGGCGGAATTACGGTTGGTGATGGAGGGCATCATCGATTAA
- a CDS encoding gliding motility-associated C-terminal domain-containing protein: protein MPTRPLTLLLRTCVSALIVLMLSFGGLLAQCPSPDVAIVNSCVTVANPTNPERTVEVELLVLQNGEMDFPVNNLGIDLPFNGFGSQNGDVGTGPDGTPYNCAFKVPTVTALTGCGDVVPLGPDGIIPANATVLFVMTGNASTVSIDSLDFSALCSNGRTIYVLQNACERTVGALANRPGSGANTLRTITVNCPSEATDLTYDTALLPDGDGAYYDRTADEYGLREDCSVPAPVIAVVDTMVVDTMTVDTMMTDTMTTDTSGMDTVTVDTVVMNDTLVMAPDFPLYLPTAFSPNRDGVNDRYRVGLPLGAVGTVRYTIYDRWGGRIYIGTEPWDGHEAPDGVYLAVVDYFEGGVLVKRVGREVLLIR from the coding sequence TTGCCCACTCGCCCCCTCACCCTCCTCCTTCGCACCTGCGTGAGCGCCCTGATTGTGTTGATGCTGAGTTTTGGCGGACTGCTGGCCCAGTGCCCGAGCCCAGACGTGGCGATCGTGAACAGTTGCGTGACGGTGGCCAACCCGACCAACCCGGAGCGGACGGTGGAGGTGGAATTGTTGGTGTTGCAGAACGGGGAGATGGACTTCCCGGTGAATAACTTGGGGATCGACCTGCCCTTTAATGGCTTCGGGAGCCAGAACGGGGACGTGGGGACGGGGCCGGACGGGACGCCTTATAACTGCGCCTTCAAAGTGCCAACGGTGACGGCGTTAACGGGGTGTGGGGACGTGGTGCCCCTCGGGCCGGACGGGATCATCCCCGCCAACGCGACCGTGCTGTTCGTAATGACGGGGAACGCGTCCACGGTAAGCATCGATAGTCTGGATTTCAGCGCGCTGTGCAGTAATGGACGGACGATCTACGTGCTTCAGAATGCTTGCGAACGGACCGTCGGCGCACTCGCCAACCGGCCCGGTAGCGGGGCGAATACGCTGCGGACGATCACGGTGAACTGCCCCAGCGAAGCGACGGACCTGACTTACGACACGGCCCTACTACCCGACGGCGACGGTGCTTACTACGACCGCACGGCAGATGAGTACGGATTGCGGGAAGATTGCTCGGTACCGGCCCCAGTGATCGCCGTGGTGGACACGATGGTGGTAGATACGATGACGGTCGATACCATGATGACGGACACAATGACAACGGACACAAGCGGAATGGACACGGTGACGGTGGATACAGTGGTGATGAACGATACACTCGTTATGGCGCCGGATTTTCCACTGTACCTACCGACGGCCTTCAGCCCGAATCGGGATGGGGTAAATGATCGGTACCGGGTGGGGCTGCCGTTAGGAGCCGTTGGCACCGTGCGCTACACCATTTATGACCGTTGGGGCGGGCGGATTTACATCGGCACTGAACCTTGGGATGGGCACGAGGCACCGGACGGAGTGTATCTCGCTGTGGTGGACTATTTTGAAGGAGGGGTATTGGTGAAGCGGGTTGGGCGGGAGGTTTTGTTGATACGATGA
- the polA gene encoding DNA polymerase I, whose product MSEPTEKKLFLLDGHALVYRAHFAFINRPLINSKGINTSAMMGFTRTLWDLMKNQNPTHLAVVFDPEGPTFRNEIAADYKANREEQPEDIGVAFPYVHQILQGFNIPVIIIPNFEADDVIGTLAKQASKEGYEVYMVTPDKDYGQLVEENIYMYKPSRMGNGIEILGVKDINKKWDIKEPIQVIDLLALMGDKVDNIHGVPGIGPKTAAKFINAYGSLEGIYENIDDIKGKNRERLIEHKAMAEQSKVLATIDVNVPIAFDAEAYHINEFDYDHLTDIFRDLEFRTIANEILNTNPALEQNAPVPTQGDLFAQPTSSAPASAPKRGGGRFSKPAAHAIADDHFANTEQDYHKVESAPERAALIDQLKQQRIFAFDTETTSIDPTQAELVGLSFSWAPGEAYYVPVPEDRAACEAIVAEFAPLLADESTQKVGQNLKYDLIVLERYGAPVRGDLLDTMVMHYLIHPDKRHSMDLLSEEYLNYKPIPIKDLIGSGKKQLTMRQVPVDKVVDYACEDADITMRLYHALWPELEEEGLVELYNTIEAPLIPVLVNIELAGVNLDVDFLKNYSEVLTTQLRTIEKEIYDEAGSEFNIGSPKQIGQILFERMGIHYKGSKTKTGQFKTDEATLQDVAVEYPIVKKILKYRSLSKLLGTYVDALPLLVNPLTGRIHSSFNQTIAATGRLSSSNPNLQNIPMRTPEGAEIRKAFVPRDGDHVLLASDYSQIELRLVAALSGDEGMVKAFQEGRDIHTATAAIVFDVPFEEVDRTQRNQAKTINFAILYGAGSQRLMQELEISRQEASDLIKNYYERFAGLRDFMKSSVDTAKDEGYAMTLLGRKRTLRDINSRSSVARALSERMAMNTPIQGTAADMIKIAMIRIDEALRAGDFKTEMILQVHDELVFDAPREEVETVKPIIEQLMREAIPDLAVPIVVETDMGENWLEAH is encoded by the coding sequence ATGTCCGAACCTACCGAAAAGAAGCTTTTCCTGCTCGATGGCCACGCCCTCGTTTACCGTGCGCACTTTGCCTTTATTAACCGGCCGCTGATCAACTCCAAGGGGATCAATACTTCGGCGATGATGGGCTTTACGCGGACGCTGTGGGACCTGATGAAGAACCAAAACCCTACGCACCTCGCGGTGGTGTTTGACCCCGAGGGGCCGACCTTCCGCAACGAGATCGCGGCGGACTACAAGGCCAACCGGGAGGAGCAGCCGGAGGACATCGGGGTGGCGTTTCCCTACGTGCACCAGATCCTGCAGGGGTTCAATATTCCCGTGATCATCATCCCGAACTTTGAAGCGGATGACGTGATCGGCACCCTCGCCAAGCAGGCCAGTAAGGAGGGGTACGAGGTGTACATGGTGACGCCCGACAAGGACTACGGGCAGCTCGTGGAAGAGAACATCTACATGTACAAGCCCAGCCGGATGGGGAACGGGATCGAGATCCTCGGCGTGAAGGACATCAACAAGAAGTGGGACATTAAGGAGCCGATCCAGGTCATCGATCTGCTGGCGCTGATGGGGGATAAGGTGGACAACATCCACGGCGTACCCGGCATCGGGCCGAAGACGGCCGCCAAGTTCATCAACGCCTACGGTAGCCTGGAGGGCATCTACGAGAACATCGACGACATCAAGGGGAAGAACCGGGAGCGACTCATCGAGCACAAAGCGATGGCCGAACAGAGCAAGGTGCTGGCGACGATTGACGTGAACGTCCCCATTGCTTTTGACGCCGAGGCCTACCACATCAATGAATTCGATTACGACCACTTGACGGACATCTTCCGCGACCTGGAGTTCCGGACGATCGCCAACGAGATCCTCAACACGAACCCGGCGTTGGAGCAGAACGCGCCCGTCCCGACGCAGGGGGATCTGTTCGCCCAACCCACTTCCTCCGCACCTGCGTCAGCGCCCAAAAGAGGGGGAGGACGCTTCAGCAAGCCGGCCGCCCACGCGATTGCGGACGACCACTTTGCGAACACCGAACAGGACTACCACAAGGTGGAAAGCGCCCCGGAACGCGCCGCGCTGATCGACCAGTTGAAACAGCAGCGGATCTTTGCCTTCGATACCGAGACCACGAGCATCGACCCCACGCAGGCGGAGCTGGTGGGCCTTAGTTTCAGCTGGGCGCCCGGGGAAGCGTACTACGTGCCGGTGCCCGAAGACCGGGCTGCGTGCGAGGCCATCGTGGCGGAATTCGCGCCCTTGCTGGCCGACGAAAGCACCCAAAAAGTGGGGCAAAACCTTAAGTACGACCTGATCGTGCTGGAGCGCTACGGCGCCCCCGTGCGCGGCGACCTGCTGGATACGATGGTGATGCACTACCTCATCCACCCGGACAAGCGCCACTCGATGGACCTCCTCAGTGAGGAGTACCTGAACTACAAACCGATCCCGATCAAGGACCTGATTGGCTCCGGCAAGAAGCAACTCACAATGCGCCAGGTGCCCGTGGATAAAGTGGTGGACTACGCCTGTGAGGACGCCGACATCACCATGCGGCTCTACCACGCGCTGTGGCCGGAGCTGGAGGAAGAAGGCCTCGTGGAGCTGTACAACACGATCGAGGCGCCGCTGATCCCGGTGCTCGTCAACATCGAACTGGCCGGGGTGAACCTGGACGTGGACTTTTTGAAGAACTATTCCGAAGTCCTTACCACCCAGTTGCGGACGATCGAGAAGGAGATCTACGACGAGGCCGGGAGTGAGTTCAACATCGGCTCCCCGAAGCAGATCGGGCAGATTCTGTTCGAGCGCATGGGCATCCATTACAAGGGCAGCAAAACGAAGACCGGGCAGTTCAAAACGGACGAGGCCACGCTGCAGGACGTGGCGGTGGAGTACCCCATCGTGAAGAAGATCCTCAAGTACCGGAGCCTCTCCAAACTGCTCGGCACCTACGTGGACGCCCTGCCCCTGCTGGTGAACCCGCTGACGGGCCGGATCCATTCCAGCTTTAACCAGACGATTGCCGCGACGGGCCGCCTTTCGAGCTCCAACCCCAACCTGCAGAACATCCCGATGCGGACGCCGGAGGGCGCGGAGATCCGCAAAGCTTTCGTACCGCGCGACGGGGACCACGTCTTGCTGGCGTCGGATTACTCCCAGATCGAGCTGCGCCTCGTGGCCGCCCTGAGTGGTGACGAGGGGATGGTGAAAGCCTTCCAGGAGGGCCGTGACATCCACACGGCAACGGCGGCCATCGTGTTCGACGTGCCGTTCGAGGAAGTGGACCGGACGCAGCGGAACCAGGCCAAGACGATCAACTTTGCCATCCTCTACGGCGCCGGCAGCCAGCGCCTGATGCAGGAGTTGGAGATCTCCCGCCAGGAGGCCAGCGACCTGATCAAGAACTACTACGAACGCTTTGCCGGTTTGCGGGACTTCATGAAGTCCTCCGTCGATACGGCCAAGGACGAAGGTTACGCGATGACGTTGTTGGGCCGGAAACGAACCTTGCGGGACATCAATAGCCGCAGCTCCGTGGCCCGCGCCCTATCCGAGCGGATGGCGATGAATACGCCGATTCAGGGCACGGCCGCCGACATGATCAAGATTGCGATGATCCGGATTGACGAAGCCCTGCGGGCGGGTGATTTTAAGACGGAGATGATTTTGCAGGTCCACGATGAACTGGTCTTCGACGCGCCGCGGGAGGAGGTCGAGACGGTTAAGCCCATCATTGAGCAACTGATGCGGGAGGCGATTCCGGATCTGGCGGTGCCGATTGTGGTGGAGACGGATATGGGGGAGAATTGGTTGGAGGCGCATTAG
- a CDS encoding type II toxin-antitoxin system RelE/ParE family toxin — protein MRVSTEAQASLQHIVDHLTEKASLQTALKMERKLLLAIQSLKTFPDGYGQLRIKRKKSDNPYRFLPESSYKIIYTVEETPNPVVIIIELVHDSQSMKGVEKILP, from the coding sequence GTGCGCGTATCCACCGAAGCACAAGCCAGTCTACAACACATCGTTGATCATCTAACTGAAAAAGCTTCGTTGCAAACTGCTCTGAAGATGGAACGCAAACTGCTGCTGGCAATACAGTCGCTAAAAACTTTTCCTGATGGATACGGTCAACTTAGGATTAAACGAAAGAAGAGCGATAACCCCTACCGCTTTTTACCGGAAAGTTCTTACAAGATTATCTACACCGTTGAAGAAACACCTAACCCAGTAGTAATCATCATCGAGTTAGTCCACGACAGTCAATCAATGAAGGGCGTTGAGAAGATACTGCCTTAG